One stretch of Passer domesticus isolate bPasDom1 chromosome 2, bPasDom1.hap1, whole genome shotgun sequence DNA includes these proteins:
- the SHISA2 gene encoding protein shisa-2 homolog, with product MRGWLLLAALGWLLPAGAAASGEYCHGWLDGQGGWRDGFQCPERFDGGDATICCGSCALRYCCSSAEARLDQGACDNDRRQGGGEPGRPGKDGPDGAAVPIYVPFLIVGSVFVAFIILGSLVAACCCRCLRPKQEPQQSRAPAGTRLMETIPMIPSASTSRGSSSRQSSTAASSSSSANSGARAPPTRSQTNCCLPEGTMNNVYVNMPTNFSVLNCQQATQIVPHQGQYLHPQYVGYAMQHDSMPLSPVPPFLDGLQSGYRQIQSPFPHTNSEQKMYPAVTV from the exons ATGcggggctggctgctgctggcggcgctgggctggctgctgccgGCGGGGGCCGCGGCCAGCGGCGAGTACTGCCACGGCTGGCTGGACGGGCAGGGCGGCTGGCGGGACGGCTTCCAGTGCCCCGAGCGCTTCGACGGCGGCGACGCCACCATCTGCTGCGGCAGCTGCGCCCTGCGGTACTGCTGCTCCAGCGCCGAGGCGCGCCTGGACCAGGGCGCCTGCGACAACGACCGGCGGCAGGGCGGCGGCGAGCCGGGCCGGCCCGGCAAGGACGGCCCCGACGGCGCGGCAG TGCCCATCTACGTGCCGTTCCTTATCGTGGGATCTGTATTTGTCGCCTTCATCATCTTGGGGTCGCTGGTggcagcttgctgctgcaggtgcctgcGGCCCAagcaggagccccagcagagtCGAGCCCCTGCGGGCACCCGCCTGATGGAGACGATCCCCATGATCCCAAGTGCCAGCACCTCCCGGGGCTCCTCGTCCCGCCAGTCGAGCACggctgccagctccagctccagcgcCAACTCGGGGGCCAGAGCTCCGCCAACGAGGTCCCAGACCAACTGCTGCCTGCCAGAAGGGACCATGAATAACGTCTACGTCAACATGCCCACGAACTTCTCGGTGCTGAACTGCCAGCAGGCCACGCAGATCGTGCCGCACCAGGGCCAGTACCTGCACCCGCAGTACGTGGGCTACGCCATGCAGCACGACTCGATGCCGCTGAGCCCCGTGCCCCCCTTCCTGGACGGCCTGCAGAGCGGCTACAGGCAGATCCAGTCCCCCTTCCCACACACCAACAGCGAGCAGAAGATGTACCCGGCTGTGACTGTGTAG